One part of the Streptomyces nigra genome encodes these proteins:
- a CDS encoding LAETG motif-containing sortase-dependent surface protein, translated as MSIARRVIGRRLLGAGAASLALCAATVAAAPGAWAHGSGGDGWNSGGSYRPGTGAGTRTATDRCEFSLDGTHFTASVKVDDQNLKVTGDGKAHITVRAADDATTCTASLASYLAHGPSFATSGEQVFVDFDTVTVKPGTTDTLDIAVPDAGCFAQIDLYRGAVKFDGKHDANDGFEHGDLPKGPDRPVIKDKLIAAWNGGTKDCTTEPPATEEPPTTPPAEPSEPATDEPSTPADESTPPASDTPSTEAPSPEPSDSASAAAPSPNGGGDLAQTGGSSATGPIALGAVVLVAGGAAFVVASKRRRSARS; from the coding sequence ATGTCCATAGCGAGACGTGTCATCGGACGGCGCCTGCTGGGGGCGGGCGCCGCGTCGCTCGCCCTGTGCGCCGCCACCGTCGCCGCCGCGCCCGGCGCCTGGGCCCACGGCTCGGGCGGCGACGGCTGGAACTCCGGCGGCAGCTACCGGCCCGGCACCGGCGCCGGCACCCGGACGGCCACCGACCGCTGCGAGTTCTCCCTCGACGGCACGCACTTCACCGCCTCCGTCAAGGTCGACGACCAGAATCTGAAGGTCACCGGGGACGGCAAGGCCCACATCACCGTGCGCGCCGCCGACGACGCCACCACCTGCACCGCCTCGCTCGCGTCGTACCTGGCCCACGGCCCGTCCTTCGCCACCTCCGGCGAGCAGGTCTTCGTCGACTTCGACACCGTGACGGTGAAGCCGGGCACCACCGACACCCTCGACATCGCCGTGCCGGACGCGGGCTGCTTCGCGCAGATCGACCTGTACCGCGGGGCCGTGAAGTTCGACGGGAAGCACGACGCGAACGACGGCTTCGAGCACGGCGACCTGCCCAAGGGACCGGACCGCCCGGTCATCAAGGACAAGCTGATCGCGGCCTGGAACGGCGGCACGAAGGACTGCACCACCGAACCGCCGGCCACCGAGGAGCCCCCGACGACACCTCCGGCGGAGCCCTCCGAGCCCGCGACCGACGAGCCGTCGACCCCGGCCGACGAGTCGACCCCGCCCGCCTCGGACACCCCGTCGACGGAGGCCCCGTCCCCGGAGCCCTCGGACTCGGCGTCCGCGGCCGCCCCGTCCCCGAACGGCGGCGGCGACCTCGCGCAGACCGGCGGCAGCAGCGCGACCGGGCCGATCGCGCTCGGTGCCGTGGTGCTGGTCGCGGGCGGCGCGGCGTTCGTCGTCGCCTCGAAGCGGCGCCGCTCGGCCCGCTCCTGA
- a CDS encoding glycoside hydrolase family 13 protein, whose product MTVRTTTPDLSSSNPDWWRQAVIYQVYPRSFADGDGDGLGDLKGIAQRLGHIAALGADALWLSPFYPSELADGGYDVADYRDVDPRLGTLDDFDALAAEAHRLGLKVIVDLVPNHTSHQHVWFQEALRAGPGSAARERYVFRDGRGAHGELPPTDWQSVFGGSAWQRVPDGQWYLHLFTPQQPDLNWENEEVRADFRTTLRFWSDRGVDGFRVDVAHALAKDLSEPLRDLGTPELSREDALPDLPPGSHPFYDRDEVHEIYRDWRKILDSYRPPRMAVAEAWVNPAARRALYARADELGQAFNFEYLQAGWDAEELRRIITDSLATARSAGASATWVLSNHDVVRHTSRLMLPPGTDDNAWLLSGGHAPEIDEEAGLRRARAATLLMLALPGSSYLYQGEELGLPEVADLPVEVLQDPVWEQTGRVRKGRDGCRVPLPWTTTGPSYGFGAGGAWLPQPERFAAYAVEAQDGLEGSTLELYRRALRLRRKLLDGEELRWIPDAPAGVLHFARSDGWRCVANLSADPVDLPPGEVLLSSAPLESGRLAPDTTAWLA is encoded by the coding sequence GTGACCGTCCGCACCACCACGCCCGACCTCTCGTCCAGCAACCCCGACTGGTGGCGCCAGGCCGTCATCTACCAGGTGTATCCGCGCAGCTTCGCCGACGGCGACGGCGACGGGCTCGGGGACCTGAAGGGGATCGCCCAGCGCCTCGGCCACATCGCCGCCCTCGGCGCGGACGCCCTGTGGCTGAGCCCCTTCTACCCGTCCGAGCTGGCCGACGGCGGCTACGACGTCGCCGACTACCGGGACGTCGACCCGCGCCTGGGCACCCTCGACGACTTCGACGCCCTGGCCGCCGAGGCCCACCGCCTCGGCCTGAAGGTCATCGTCGACCTGGTCCCCAACCACACCTCCCACCAGCACGTCTGGTTCCAGGAGGCGCTGCGCGCCGGACCGGGCTCGGCCGCCCGTGAACGCTACGTCTTCCGCGACGGACGCGGCGCCCACGGCGAACTCCCGCCGACCGACTGGCAGTCCGTGTTCGGCGGCAGCGCCTGGCAGCGGGTGCCCGACGGGCAGTGGTACCTGCATCTGTTCACCCCGCAGCAGCCCGACCTCAACTGGGAGAACGAGGAGGTCCGCGCCGACTTCCGGACCACCCTGCGGTTCTGGTCCGACCGGGGCGTCGACGGCTTCCGCGTCGACGTCGCCCACGCGCTCGCCAAGGACCTGAGCGAACCGCTGCGCGACCTCGGCACCCCCGAGCTGAGCCGCGAGGACGCGCTCCCCGACCTCCCGCCCGGCAGCCACCCCTTCTACGACCGCGACGAGGTCCACGAGATCTACCGCGACTGGCGCAAGATCCTCGACTCCTACCGCCCGCCCCGCATGGCGGTCGCCGAGGCCTGGGTGAACCCGGCCGCCCGCCGAGCGCTGTACGCCCGCGCGGACGAGCTCGGCCAGGCGTTCAACTTCGAGTACCTCCAGGCCGGCTGGGACGCCGAGGAGCTGCGCCGGATCATCACCGACTCGCTCGCCACCGCCCGTTCGGCGGGCGCGTCGGCCACGTGGGTGCTGTCCAACCACGACGTCGTCCGGCACACCTCGCGGCTGATGCTGCCGCCCGGCACCGACGACAACGCCTGGCTGCTGTCGGGCGGTCACGCCCCCGAGATCGACGAGGAGGCGGGCCTGCGCCGCGCCCGCGCCGCCACCCTGCTCATGCTGGCGCTGCCCGGCTCGTCGTACCTCTACCAGGGCGAGGAACTCGGGCTGCCCGAGGTGGCCGACCTGCCCGTCGAGGTCCTCCAGGACCCGGTGTGGGAGCAGACCGGGCGGGTGCGCAAGGGCCGCGACGGCTGCCGGGTGCCGCTGCCGTGGACGACGACCGGCCCGTCGTACGGCTTCGGCGCGGGCGGGGCCTGGCTGCCGCAGCCGGAGCGCTTCGCCGCGTACGCCGTCGAGGCGCAGGACGGTCTGGAGGGCTCGACCCTGGAGCTGTACCGCCGGGCGCTGCGGCTGCGCCGCAAGCTCCTGGACGGCGAGGAGCTGCGCTGGATCCCGGACGCCCCGGCCGGAGTGCTGCACTTCGCCCGCTCCGACGGCTGGCGCTGTGTCGCCAACCTCTCCGCCGATCCGGTCGACCTGCCGCCGGGGGAGGTGCTGCTCAGCAGCGCCCCACTGGAGTCGGGCCGGCTCGCCCCGGACACGACGGCCTGGCTCGCGTAG
- a CDS encoding FxLYD domain-containing protein, translating to MPSPRTPRTRTAVLLTAAALTVATLTSCSDGDTPASVASKAASAYASATAEAGRALDEIKGGVNAKDAVRVGAVTTNADGRAEAEISAENTTDSKKSFAVQVDFKDDDGNLLDAAVVTVSDVAAGATGKATARSTRDLSGQVRAEVARAVRY from the coding sequence ATGCCCTCTCCCCGCACTCCCCGGACCCGGACCGCCGTGCTGCTGACGGCCGCCGCGCTCACCGTCGCGACGCTCACCTCGTGCTCGGACGGCGACACCCCCGCCTCGGTGGCCAGCAAGGCGGCGTCCGCGTACGCCTCGGCGACGGCGGAGGCGGGCCGCGCGCTGGACGAGATCAAGGGCGGGGTGAACGCCAAGGACGCCGTACGGGTGGGCGCGGTGACGACGAACGCGGACGGGCGCGCGGAGGCGGAGATCTCGGCGGAGAACACCACCGACTCGAAGAAGTCCTTCGCCGTCCAGGTCGACTTCAAGGACGACGACGGCAATCTGCTGGACGCGGCGGTGGTGACCGTGTCCGACGTGGCGGCGGGCGCCACCGGCAAGGCCACCGCCCGCAGCACCCGCGACCTGAGCGGCCAGGTGCGCGCGGAGGTGGCGCGGGCGGTGCGCTACTGA
- a CDS encoding DUF7144 family membrane protein gives MTQQQSQAHATDAAHSAAGPSASRAASPSYGPRRPSGGLTGALVFAGVLMLVDGVLAILQGISALAADDVYARVGDYVFKGSLTTWGWVLLALGVVAVSVGYGILRGAWWARLTGIFLASLGMVAHFLFLPYAPVWSVIMVAVDFFVIMALALAPDPT, from the coding sequence ATGACCCAGCAGCAGTCGCAGGCGCACGCCACCGACGCGGCCCACAGCGCCGCCGGCCCGTCCGCGTCCAGGGCCGCCTCCCCGTCGTACGGGCCCCGTCGCCCTTCCGGGGGGCTGACCGGCGCACTGGTCTTCGCCGGTGTGCTGATGCTGGTCGACGGGGTGCTCGCCATCCTTCAGGGCATCTCGGCCCTCGCCGCCGACGACGTGTACGCACGTGTCGGCGACTACGTCTTCAAGGGGAGCCTCACGACCTGGGGCTGGGTGCTGCTCGCCCTCGGCGTGGTCGCCGTGTCCGTCGGCTACGGCATCCTGCGGGGCGCCTGGTGGGCCCGGCTCACCGGCATCTTCCTGGCGTCGCTCGGCATGGTCGCGCACTTCCTGTTCCTGCCGTACGCGCCGGTCTGGTCGGTGATCATGGTGGCCGTCGACTTCTTCGTGATCATGGCACTGGCCCTGGCGCCCGATCCCACCTGA
- a CDS encoding DUF6479 family protein — protein sequence MTTATLELAATSTEVLRWIAALAGGIFIAGALVWAVQFGMRVRDKESPRPTPEEQTHLPDGGAVHEIREVREPDEVPHGEGGERLLPHELHAASSRRSEDQHRRRWDPGHSGSFGGGGIGHR from the coding sequence ATGACTACGGCGACGCTTGAACTGGCGGCCACATCCACCGAGGTCCTGCGGTGGATCGCCGCTCTGGCGGGTGGGATTTTCATCGCCGGCGCACTGGTGTGGGCGGTGCAGTTCGGCATGCGGGTCCGCGACAAGGAGTCGCCGCGGCCCACTCCGGAGGAACAGACGCATCTGCCCGACGGCGGTGCCGTCCACGAGATCCGTGAGGTGCGGGAACCCGACGAGGTGCCGCACGGCGAGGGCGGGGAACGACTCCTGCCGCACGAGCTGCACGCCGCGAGCAGCAGGCGCAGCGAGGACCAGCACCGAAGGCGCTGGGATCCGGGGCACAGCGGGTCCTTCGGGGGCGGCGGCATCGGCCACCGCTGA
- a CDS encoding VOC family protein has product MPEVPAEQPGRVRELRLVVTADDYDEALRFYRDVLGLPEQAAFSSPDGRVTILDAGRATLELTDPHHAEYIDEVEVGRRVAGHVRVAFQVDDSPAVTARLAAAGAEVLSEPTRTPWNSLNSRLEAPGALQLTLFTELGETPQEPTKGDSPQA; this is encoded by the coding sequence ATGCCCGAGGTCCCCGCCGAGCAGCCCGGCCGGGTGCGTGAGCTCCGGCTCGTCGTCACGGCCGACGACTACGACGAGGCCCTGCGCTTCTACCGGGACGTCCTCGGCCTGCCCGAGCAGGCGGCGTTCTCCTCGCCGGACGGCCGGGTCACGATCCTGGACGCCGGCCGGGCCACCCTGGAGCTGACCGACCCGCACCACGCGGAGTACATCGACGAGGTCGAGGTGGGCCGCCGGGTCGCGGGACACGTCCGGGTCGCCTTCCAGGTGGACGACTCCCCTGCGGTCACCGCCCGGCTCGCGGCGGCCGGCGCCGAGGTGCTCTCCGAGCCGACGCGCACGCCCTGGAACTCCCTGAACTCCCGGCTGGAGGCGCCGGGCGCCCTGCAGCTGACGCTGTTCACGGAACTGGGGGAGACGCCGCAGGAACCGACGAAAGGCGATTCACCCCAGGCATAG
- a CDS encoding Tat pathway signal sequence domain protein gives MRRTVFSALALTCTALLASAAPALADSSAPSTAPSTATRTPSPVPSDPAQEAASPVPSEPARDAASPVPAERGQVAVRPSGAPDTGVADSSSGTSTGALTGAGAAAVLLAGGATFVVRRRRTHGA, from the coding sequence ATGCGCCGAACCGTGTTCAGTGCCCTGGCACTCACCTGCACCGCCCTGCTGGCGAGCGCCGCCCCGGCCCTCGCCGACAGCTCCGCCCCGAGCACCGCCCCCAGCACCGCGACCCGCACCCCCAGCCCGGTGCCGAGCGACCCCGCGCAGGAGGCCGCCTCGCCCGTGCCCAGCGAGCCCGCGCGGGACGCCGCCTCGCCGGTGCCGGCGGAGCGCGGCCAGGTCGCCGTCCGCCCGTCCGGCGCGCCCGACACGGGCGTGGCCGACTCGTCCTCCGGCACCTCCACGGGCGCCCTGACCGGTGCCGGCGCCGCCGCGGTGCTCCTCGCCGGAGGCGCGACGTTCGTCGTCCGGCGCCGGCGGACGCACGGCGCATGA
- a CDS encoding class F sortase → MTPLSRRAFGTAALASVLVGCGGGASESSASAPARRTRGTGGAAGSGDRSAGSSANAARALGPSAPVRLRIPAIDVDTPLIRLGLEKDGTVEVPPITAHDRAGWYRHSPTPGEVGPSVVLGHVTVGEYGDGVFHDLRRLRKGDRIEARRQDGSTAVFAVSSVRTVAKAAFPSDDVYGDVDRPELRLITCGGPREGQEYRDNVIVFAVLSPSSP, encoded by the coding sequence ATGACGCCGCTGTCCCGGCGCGCGTTCGGCACGGCCGCGCTCGCCTCGGTCCTGGTGGGCTGCGGCGGCGGCGCCTCGGAGTCGTCCGCGAGCGCGCCCGCCCGCCGGACGCGGGGCACCGGGGGCGCCGCAGGGAGCGGCGACCGGTCCGCCGGGTCGTCCGCGAACGCCGCACGCGCCCTGGGCCCTTCGGCGCCCGTCCGGCTGCGCATCCCCGCCATCGACGTCGACACCCCGCTGATCCGGCTGGGCCTGGAGAAGGACGGCACCGTCGAGGTGCCGCCCATCACCGCCCACGACCGCGCCGGCTGGTACCGGCACTCGCCCACCCCCGGCGAGGTCGGCCCGTCGGTCGTCCTCGGCCACGTCACCGTGGGCGAGTACGGCGACGGCGTCTTCCACGACCTCAGGCGGTTGCGCAAGGGGGACCGGATCGAGGCGCGCCGGCAGGACGGCAGCACCGCGGTGTTCGCGGTCAGCTCCGTCCGCACGGTCGCCAAGGCCGCGTTCCCCTCGGACGACGTCTACGGGGACGTGGACCGGCCCGAGTTGCGGCTGATCACCTGCGGCGGGCCCCGCGAGGGACAGGAGTACCGCGACAACGTGATCGTGTTCGCGGTGCTGAGCCCGTCGTCCCCGTGA
- a CDS encoding RNA polymerase sigma factor, with product MKRSRDEAASELFAALYPRLAGWCRRLVDDDETAHEIASEAFTRLWARWSKVDEPRGFVYVTAANLVRDHWRKLERERRAVRRATTEAAVAPHPEQADPSVRLLVQSLPERLRIPILLHYYADMPIREVSVLTGRKEGTVKADLHAARELLRVHLRRSLDHSH from the coding sequence TTGAAACGGTCCCGAGACGAGGCGGCGTCCGAGCTGTTCGCCGCCCTCTACCCCCGTCTGGCCGGCTGGTGCCGTCGGCTGGTCGACGACGACGAGACGGCCCACGAGATCGCGTCGGAGGCCTTCACCCGGCTCTGGGCCCGCTGGAGCAAGGTGGACGAACCACGCGGCTTCGTCTACGTCACCGCCGCCAACCTGGTCCGCGACCACTGGCGCAAGCTGGAGCGCGAACGCCGGGCCGTGCGCCGCGCGACCACCGAGGCCGCCGTCGCACCGCACCCCGAGCAGGCCGACCCGTCGGTCCGGCTGCTGGTCCAGTCGCTGCCGGAACGGCTGCGCATCCCCATCCTTCTCCACTACTACGCTGACATGCCGATCCGGGAGGTGTCCGTGCTGACCGGGCGCAAGGAAGGAACCGTCAAGGCCGACCTGCACGCGGCCCGCGAACTGCTCCGCGTCCACCTGAGGAGAAGCCTTGACCACTCGCATTGA